The following are encoded in a window of Rhizobium sp. 11515TR genomic DNA:
- a CDS encoding AraC family transcriptional regulator, producing the protein MAVDPLAEIVTLLQPAARFSKLVECAGAWRIHREATGEPFYCAILEGHCRVTFGGHQPFILRAGDFVLVPAMRDLVNESVDAPAGLSPMVPTQLSGGHFRVGRLEGPADLRMRIGHCSFGAPDAALLTSLLPEVVIVRDEPRLATLMQLVGEETRERRPARELVLERLLEVLLIEALRSGTETTFTSSLSRGLADERLAAALHAIHARPAHPWTVADLATEAALSRSAFFARFSRVVGLPPMEYLLAWRMALAKQLLRSRELGMDQVAERVGYGSASTFSVAFARYAGMPPARYARAEVRSD; encoded by the coding sequence ATGGCCGTCGATCCCCTTGCCGAAATCGTCACGCTGCTGCAGCCGGCCGCCCGCTTTTCGAAGCTGGTGGAATGCGCCGGCGCCTGGCGAATTCATCGCGAGGCCACAGGCGAGCCATTCTACTGCGCAATCCTTGAGGGGCATTGCCGCGTAACGTTTGGAGGACATCAGCCTTTCATCCTCCGAGCCGGCGATTTCGTGCTCGTTCCGGCTATGCGCGACCTTGTCAACGAGAGTGTCGACGCACCGGCCGGTCTGTCCCCCATGGTTCCAACGCAATTGAGTGGCGGCCATTTCCGTGTCGGCCGCCTCGAAGGGCCGGCGGATCTGCGCATGCGTATAGGGCATTGCAGCTTCGGGGCGCCGGATGCGGCCTTGCTCACTTCCCTCTTGCCTGAGGTGGTTATCGTTCGTGACGAGCCCCGACTTGCGACGTTGATGCAATTGGTCGGTGAGGAAACGCGCGAGCGCCGGCCGGCACGCGAACTCGTGCTGGAACGGCTGCTGGAGGTGTTGTTGATCGAGGCATTGCGATCCGGCACGGAAACAACCTTCACGTCGAGCTTGAGTCGCGGCCTTGCCGATGAGCGCCTGGCCGCAGCACTTCACGCGATTCATGCGCGTCCTGCCCATCCTTGGACCGTTGCGGATCTTGCGACCGAAGCGGCTCTGTCCCGATCGGCTTTCTTTGCGCGTTTCAGCCGCGTCGTTGGCCTGCCGCCAATGGAATATCTATTGGCTTGGCGCATGGCTCTTGCAAAGCAGCTATTGCGCAGCCGCGAATTGGGCATGGATCAGGTAGCTGAACGCGTTGGCTACGGATCGGCAAGCACTTTCAGTGTTGCCTTTGCGCGATACGCAGGTATGCCGCCTGCACGATATGCCCGCGCGGAGGTGCGAAGCGATTGA
- a CDS encoding SDR family oxidoreductase, with product MSTILITGCSSGFGLETAKLFFERGWDVIATMRTPKPELLPVSERLRILALDVTNPASIADAVKAAGPIDVLVNNAGFGVPSPIELTAPETVQSLFQTNTIGTLAMVQAVLPQMRQRRAGVIVNVTSTVTVKTLPVIGIYRASKAAVNAFTESLSVEMEPFGVRVHIVLPGRSPETRFGENARPHLRGLDDPDYAPLIQQFIKNVQDDTGPVTHAPDVAEAVWRAATDPSAPLRIPGGADAELWMAEASL from the coding sequence ATGTCCACGATATTGATTACCGGTTGCTCGTCTGGCTTCGGCCTGGAGACTGCGAAACTGTTTTTTGAACGAGGGTGGGATGTCATCGCGACAATGCGCACGCCCAAACCCGAGCTGCTACCGGTTTCCGAACGCTTGCGTATTCTCGCGCTCGACGTCACCAATCCGGCAAGCATCGCGGACGCCGTGAAGGCTGCCGGCCCGATAGACGTATTGGTCAACAATGCCGGTTTCGGAGTGCCCTCACCAATCGAACTGACTGCGCCGGAGACGGTGCAGTCGCTGTTCCAGACAAATACGATCGGCACATTGGCGATGGTCCAGGCCGTATTACCCCAGATGCGTCAACGTCGGGCCGGAGTCATCGTCAACGTCACCTCTACGGTGACGGTCAAGACCCTGCCGGTGATTGGGATCTACCGGGCGAGCAAGGCAGCGGTGAACGCCTTCACCGAGTCGCTATCGGTGGAGATGGAGCCATTTGGCGTGCGGGTGCATATTGTCCTGCCAGGCCGGTCGCCGGAAACTCGCTTTGGGGAGAATGCGCGTCCACATTTGCGTGGTCTGGACGATCCGGATTATGCGCCCTTGATCCAGCAATTCATAAAAAATGTGCAGGACGACACCGGCCCCGTGACCCATGCTCCCGACGTAGCGGAGGCAGTGTGGCGGGCAGCCACCGATCCATCCGCCCCGCTGCGAATTCCGGGCGGTGCGGATGCTGAACTCTGGATGGCTGAGGCAAGTTTGTAA
- the iolE gene encoding myo-inosose-2 dehydratase: protein MKAKLGMSPIAWWNDDLPELSDDVSLEECLRQSRGAGFTGMEQGRRFPSNPDEMLPILRAADVTLCGGWFSGTLVNEELAANKDRIAPMIELFKAVSAPCIVYGEVGRSIQGDRSKPLATKPRLSDDEMKAYARRVTEFGEWCADQGMPLSYHHHMAAVVETEPELDAFMRNSGEGIPLLLDAGHLAFAGGDVLRAIDNHHARINHVHVKDIRKSVVDGLDRSKQSFLDAVALGAFTVPGDGSLDFGAIVQRFADYGYEGWFVVEAEQDPRKAPPQKMAEIGHAELMRVMTAAGYTVETEGFPKG from the coding sequence ATGAAGGCCAAACTCGGCATGTCGCCCATCGCCTGGTGGAACGACGATCTTCCGGAGCTCAGCGACGACGTATCTCTGGAAGAATGCCTACGCCAGTCGCGCGGCGCGGGTTTCACCGGCATGGAACAGGGCCGGCGCTTCCCGAGCAACCCTGATGAGATGCTGCCGATCCTGCGCGCCGCCGACGTGACGCTCTGCGGCGGCTGGTTCTCCGGCACGCTGGTCAACGAGGAGCTTGCCGCCAACAAGGATCGCATCGCGCCGATGATCGAGCTGTTCAAGGCCGTCAGCGCGCCTTGCATCGTCTACGGCGAAGTCGGCCGCTCCATCCAGGGCGATCGCTCCAAGCCGCTCGCCACCAAGCCGCGTCTTTCGGACGATGAGATGAAGGCCTATGCCCGCCGCGTCACCGAGTTCGGCGAATGGTGTGCCGACCAAGGCATGCCGCTCTCCTATCACCATCATATGGCAGCCGTGGTCGAAACCGAGCCGGAACTCGATGCCTTCATGCGCAATTCCGGCGAAGGCATTCCGCTGCTGCTCGATGCCGGTCACCTCGCCTTTGCCGGCGGCGACGTGCTGCGCGCCATCGACAACCACCACGCCCGCATCAACCATGTCCACGTCAAGGATATCCGCAAGTCGGTCGTCGACGGGCTGGATCGCAGCAAGCAGTCCTTCCTCGATGCCGTCGCACTCGGCGCGTTCACGGTGCCGGGTGATGGTTCGCTCGATTTCGGTGCTATCGTCCAGCGTTTCGCCGATTACGGCTATGAAGGCTGGTTCGTGGTCGAGGCCGAGCAGGATCCGCGCAAGGCGCCGCCGCAGAAGATGGCCGAGATCGGCCATGCCGAGCTGATGCGCGTCATGACGGCCGCAGGCTACACGGTGGAAACAGAAGGCTTTCCCAAGGGATAG
- a CDS encoding MurR/RpiR family transcriptional regulator, producing the protein MDNNVGTQTKVPRDFESLRSTIIERKNAMPKRLAQVAAFALGNPDEIAFGTTASIAAAAEVQPSTLVRLAHHLGYEGFSDLQSIFRERLRDRTLSYEERLVTLERSGIENEEASILSGFLSAASQSVNKLAATIETDTFAKAVDVLAAAETIYLIAKRRSYPLTAHMTYAFSKLNIRHQIVASPNGIDGEITRFATEKDAAIAASFSPYAADSLAQAQDLASRNVPVIAITDSAFSPLTACADYWFEVAEADFAGFRSLSASMALIMAFPVAIAERRRKAATKADKTKME; encoded by the coding sequence ATGGACAATAATGTCGGGACGCAGACCAAGGTACCGCGCGACTTCGAAAGCCTGCGCAGCACCATCATAGAGCGTAAGAATGCCATGCCGAAGCGGTTGGCCCAGGTTGCCGCCTTTGCGCTTGGCAATCCCGATGAAATCGCCTTCGGCACGACGGCCAGCATCGCCGCTGCCGCCGAAGTTCAGCCTTCCACGCTCGTGCGCCTGGCGCATCACCTCGGCTATGAGGGTTTTTCCGATCTTCAGAGCATCTTTCGTGAACGGTTGCGCGACCGGACGCTGAGCTATGAGGAGCGACTGGTAACGCTCGAACGCTCCGGCATAGAGAATGAGGAGGCCAGCATTCTCTCCGGCTTCCTCTCTGCGGCGAGCCAATCCGTCAACAAGCTCGCCGCAACCATCGAGACTGACACCTTCGCCAAAGCCGTCGACGTGCTTGCCGCGGCCGAGACGATCTATCTGATCGCCAAGCGCCGCTCCTATCCGCTGACGGCGCATATGACCTATGCCTTCTCCAAGCTGAACATACGTCACCAGATCGTCGCCTCGCCGAACGGCATCGACGGCGAGATCACCCGCTTCGCCACGGAGAAGGACGCCGCCATCGCCGCAAGCTTTTCGCCCTATGCCGCCGATAGCCTGGCGCAGGCGCAGGATCTCGCCTCGCGCAACGTCCCGGTCATTGCCATTACCGATTCGGCTTTTTCGCCGCTTACCGCTTGCGCGGACTACTGGTTTGAAGTGGCGGAAGCCGATTTTGCCGGTTTCCGCTCGCTGTCGGCATCGATGGCGCTGATCATGGCCTTTCCGGTTGCCATTGCCGAGCGCCGGCGAAAAGCTGCGACAAAAGCCGATAAAACGAAAATGGAATAA
- the iolD gene encoding 3D-(3,5/4)-trihydroxycyclohexane-1,2-dione acylhydrolase (decyclizing) — MGKTIRLTMAQAVAHFLKKQMTIIDGQKQPIFGGVWAIFGHGNVAGIGEALYQVREELPTFRAHNEQGMAHAAIAYAKASFRQRFMACTTSIGPGALNMVTAAGVAHVNRIPVLFLPGDVFANRAPDPVLQQIEDFGDGTVSANDAFRSVSRYFDRITRPEQIMTALKRAMQVLTDPLDCGPVTLSLCQDVQAEAYDYPESFFEEHVWTQRRPQPDADELASAISLIRRSEKPVILAGGGVLYSQATKELAAFAEAHDIPVVVTQAGKSAIDETHPLALGSVGVTGTSGANAIAEDTDLVIAVGTRCQDFTTGSWALFKNEKLAMIGLNIAAYDALKHNSHPLVTDAREGLKALSAGLTGWRAPASLAEKATREKKVWMEAAAKAMATTNAALPSDAQVIGAVTRTLGGKDSILVCAAGGLPGELHKLWPATAPGSYHMEYGFSCMGYEIAGGLGVKMARPKKDVVVMVGDGSYMMLNSELATSVMLGLKITVVLLDNRGYGCINRLQMATGGANFNNLLKDARYEVMPEIDFRAHAASMGAIAVKVSSITELEQAIEASKKNDRSSVIVIDTDPLITTNEGGHWWDVAVPEVSPRAEVNRARAAYEQARAAQRIG; from the coding sequence ATGGGCAAGACGATCCGATTGACGATGGCGCAGGCCGTCGCGCATTTCCTCAAGAAACAGATGACCATCATCGACGGGCAGAAGCAGCCGATTTTCGGCGGCGTCTGGGCGATCTTCGGTCACGGCAATGTCGCGGGCATCGGCGAGGCGCTCTATCAGGTGCGCGAGGAGCTGCCGACCTTCCGCGCCCACAATGAGCAGGGCATGGCCCATGCCGCCATCGCCTATGCCAAGGCGAGCTTCCGTCAGCGCTTCATGGCCTGCACGACCTCTATCGGCCCCGGCGCGCTGAATATGGTGACTGCCGCCGGCGTTGCGCATGTCAACCGTATTCCGGTTCTCTTCCTGCCAGGCGACGTCTTTGCCAACCGCGCGCCCGATCCGGTGCTGCAGCAGATCGAGGATTTCGGCGACGGCACTGTTTCCGCCAATGACGCCTTCCGCTCGGTCTCCCGCTATTTCGACCGCATCACGCGGCCGGAACAGATCATGACGGCGCTGAAGCGTGCCATGCAGGTGCTGACCGATCCCCTCGATTGCGGCCCGGTGACCCTCTCGCTGTGCCAGGACGTACAGGCCGAAGCCTATGATTATCCCGAAAGCTTTTTCGAAGAGCATGTCTGGACCCAGCGCCGGCCGCAGCCGGATGCCGACGAACTCGCCAGCGCCATCTCGCTGATCCGTCGTTCGGAAAAGCCCGTCATTCTCGCCGGCGGCGGCGTGCTCTATTCGCAGGCGACGAAGGAACTCGCCGCTTTCGCCGAAGCCCATGATATTCCCGTCGTTGTCACGCAGGCCGGCAAATCGGCCATCGACGAGACGCATCCCCTCGCACTCGGCTCGGTCGGCGTGACAGGCACTTCGGGCGCCAATGCCATCGCCGAGGATACCGATCTGGTGATCGCCGTCGGCACACGCTGCCAGGATTTCACCACCGGCTCCTGGGCGCTGTTCAAGAACGAGAAGCTGGCCATGATCGGCCTCAATATTGCGGCCTATGACGCGCTGAAACACAACAGTCACCCACTGGTGACAGATGCGCGCGAAGGGCTGAAGGCGCTTTCCGCCGGCCTGACCGGCTGGCGCGCGCCGGCATCGCTTGCTGAAAAGGCGACACGGGAAAAGAAGGTCTGGATGGAAGCCGCCGCCAAGGCAATGGCGACCACGAACGCTGCGCTGCCCTCCGACGCCCAGGTCATCGGCGCGGTAACGCGCACGCTCGGCGGCAAGGACAGCATTCTGGTCTGCGCAGCCGGCGGCCTGCCCGGCGAGCTGCACAAGCTCTGGCCTGCAACCGCGCCTGGCAGCTATCACATGGAATATGGCTTCTCCTGCATGGGCTATGAGATTGCCGGCGGCCTTGGCGTCAAGATGGCGCGGCCGAAGAAGGATGTCGTCGTCATGGTCGGCGACGGCTCCTATATGATGCTGAATTCCGAACTGGCGACCTCGGTCATGCTCGGCCTGAAGATCACGGTCGTTCTCCTCGACAACCGCGGCTATGGCTGCATCAATCGCCTGCAGATGGCGACCGGCGGCGCGAACTTCAACAATCTCTTGAAGGATGCCCGCTACGAGGTCATGCCGGAAATCGATTTCCGAGCGCATGCAGCCAGCATGGGCGCGATAGCCGTAAAGGTCTCGTCTATCACCGAGCTCGAACAGGCCATCGAAGCATCGAAGAAGAACGACCGCAGCTCGGTCATCGTCATCGACACTGATCCGCTGATCACGACGAATGAAGGCGGCCATTGGTGGGATGTCGCCGTTCCCGAGGTCAGTCCGCGCGCCGAGGTCAACAGGGCCCGCGCGGCTTACGAACAAGCCCGCGCCGCCCAGCGCATCGGCTGA
- a CDS encoding PilZ domain-containing protein encodes MTMLRATHLAKVKSEVYERSWERFYVQRPARLVAVRPCLTGISVRSAEITDISRGGASFTVATTVGLPTHYYLNILGLAYRIACAETSRNGNRVHVRFINLIEPETLRRVVRADFMIGNVEALAARGKRRPV; translated from the coding sequence ATGACAATGCTTCGCGCAACCCATCTGGCGAAAGTCAAATCCGAAGTCTACGAACGCAGCTGGGAACGGTTTTACGTCCAGAGGCCGGCGCGTCTCGTGGCTGTTCGTCCCTGTCTGACAGGCATTTCGGTGCGCAGCGCCGAGATTACCGACATCTCGCGCGGCGGCGCGAGCTTCACCGTCGCCACGACCGTGGGCCTACCGACCCATTACTATCTAAACATCCTCGGCCTCGCTTATCGCATCGCCTGCGCTGAAACGAGCCGCAACGGCAACCGCGTCCATGTCCGCTTCATCAACCTGATCGAGCCGGAAACCCTCCGCCGCGTCGTGCGCGCCGATTTCATGATCGGCAATGTCGAAGCCCTGGCTGCACGCGGCAAGAGGCGGCCGGTATAA
- a CDS encoding glyoxalase superfamily protein, which translates to MTTYPSIDELKAQARRLRQAMAERGNDMSHSTALELIAKQHGLRDWNTLSALAAKPNDGPDAPFDVGSAVRGRYLNKPFTGKVLAMSAKSGGLYKITIHFDEPVDVVEFESFSAFRQRINAQVDADGISPRRTSNGLPHLVLDL; encoded by the coding sequence ATGACGACGTATCCGTCCATAGATGAATTGAAGGCTCAGGCCCGGCGTCTGCGTCAGGCGATGGCCGAGCGCGGCAATGATATGAGCCACTCGACGGCGCTGGAGCTTATCGCCAAGCAACACGGGCTGCGTGACTGGAACACGCTGTCGGCGCTTGCCGCAAAACCCAACGATGGGCCGGATGCGCCCTTCGATGTCGGCTCCGCCGTGCGCGGACGCTATCTGAACAAGCCGTTCACGGGCAAGGTTCTGGCGATGTCGGCGAAGTCGGGCGGGCTCTATAAGATAACGATCCATTTTGACGAGCCGGTCGATGTGGTGGAGTTCGAGAGCTTCTCGGCATTCCGCCAGCGCATCAACGCCCAGGTCGATGCCGACGGCATTTCGCCGCGCCGGACATCGAACGGCCTGCCGCACCTGGTTCTCGACCTTTAA
- a CDS encoding MATE family efflux transporter, producing the protein MTHTLENNMFLTGWLPGVFAKTAAPIIVITTVSGLFAVVDAYFLGVYVGAEALSAVSLIFPALMLLIALQTLVSNGMASILARRLGAGNREGARSVFTGAHTLALAVVVAINLIYWLAGRQFITVAAAGNVDVVRSAEAFMGVMVAFAPISFFLSIHLDGLRCEGKLGFMTLVTLASTLLNILANWLLMAVAQWGVVGSAGGSVLAQFICLAIVVIYRLRRPNGLWVDMTLHVREWRGIFAFGAPMSLGFIGISLSSAAILFNVSIWHQGDYVATVGAYGIVTRVMTFAYLPLLGLSIALQTISGHNHGAALPARVGHSVLIALISALVYCAAVELIVELLAGHLGSIFVADPVIVAEVGRILPWTIGAYFLFGQAIILSSYFQSIGDAKRGAIFGLSRSYLFTLPLTFLLPLVFGERGIWMTPIFAEMGMILLTWLVLSRNARDRKWRYGLLPA; encoded by the coding sequence ATGACGCACACACTCGAAAACAACATGTTCCTCACCGGCTGGCTGCCTGGCGTCTTTGCCAAGACAGCCGCGCCGATCATCGTCATCACCACGGTTAGCGGCCTCTTTGCCGTCGTCGACGCCTATTTTCTCGGCGTCTACGTCGGCGCCGAAGCGTTGTCAGCCGTCAGCCTCATCTTTCCCGCGCTGATGCTGCTGATCGCGCTGCAGACGCTGGTCTCGAACGGCATGGCGAGCATTCTTGCCCGGCGCCTCGGAGCTGGAAATCGAGAAGGGGCGAGGTCGGTATTCACCGGCGCCCATACGCTGGCACTCGCCGTCGTGGTGGCGATCAACCTTATCTACTGGCTCGCAGGCCGGCAGTTCATTACCGTGGCCGCGGCAGGGAACGTCGATGTTGTCCGCAGCGCCGAAGCGTTTATGGGTGTCATGGTCGCTTTCGCGCCGATCAGCTTCTTTCTTTCGATCCATCTCGACGGGCTGCGTTGCGAAGGGAAGCTTGGCTTCATGACGCTGGTGACGCTTGCCTCGACGCTGCTCAACATTCTGGCAAACTGGCTGCTGATGGCCGTCGCCCAATGGGGTGTGGTCGGCTCCGCAGGCGGCTCGGTCCTGGCGCAATTCATCTGCCTGGCAATCGTCGTCATCTATCGCCTGCGTCGGCCGAATGGGCTTTGGGTCGACATGACGCTGCATGTTCGCGAGTGGCGCGGCATCTTTGCCTTCGGCGCGCCGATGAGCCTTGGCTTCATCGGCATTTCGCTAAGCTCGGCGGCCATCCTCTTCAACGTGTCGATCTGGCACCAAGGGGATTATGTCGCGACCGTCGGCGCCTACGGGATCGTGACCCGCGTTATGACCTTCGCCTATCTGCCGCTTCTCGGCTTGAGCATCGCGCTGCAGACGATATCGGGTCACAATCACGGCGCGGCCCTTCCGGCGCGCGTCGGTCATAGCGTCCTGATCGCCCTGATCTCGGCTTTGGTCTATTGCGCCGCGGTCGAGTTGATCGTTGAGCTGCTGGCGGGACATCTGGGATCGATCTTCGTGGCCGATCCTGTGATCGTCGCGGAAGTGGGCCGTATTCTGCCCTGGACGATCGGCGCCTACTTCCTCTTCGGCCAGGCGATCATCCTGTCGTCCTATTTCCAGTCGATCGGTGATGCGAAGCGAGGCGCGATCTTCGGTCTGTCACGGTCCTATCTGTTCACCCTGCCGCTGACATTCCTATTGCCGCTCGTCTTCGGCGAACGGGGGATCTGGATGACACCGATCTTCGCGGAGATGGGGATGATCCTGCTGACCTGGCTGGTGTTGTCGCGCAATGCCAGGGATCGGAAATGGCGCTACGGCCTGTTGCCGGCGTAA
- the iolB gene encoding 5-deoxy-glucuronate isomerase: MPNLKVKPDGSHGRVTHVTPESAGWTYVGFDLYRLKPGETASAETGDREVCLVWVSGKGSAKAGTKDFGSLGGRMSPFEGAPHALYIPSGSSWSVTAETDLELAVCSAPGGGSYEVRAIPPGTHPALTRGKGTNVRYVNNIMPEDDGAAHSLLVVEVITPGGHTSSYPPHKHDRDNLPNESFLEETYYHRLNPPQGFGFQRVYTDDRSLDEVMVLEDGDVTLVPKGYHPCAACHGYDLYYLNVMAGPKRIWKFHNATEHEWLLKS; encoded by the coding sequence ATGCCCAATCTCAAGGTCAAACCTGACGGCTCCCATGGCCGCGTCACCCATGTCACGCCTGAAAGCGCCGGCTGGACCTATGTCGGCTTCGACCTCTATCGCCTGAAGCCCGGCGAAACCGCCTCGGCTGAGACCGGCGACCGCGAAGTCTGCCTCGTATGGGTCAGCGGCAAGGGAAGCGCCAAGGCGGGTACGAAAGATTTCGGCTCGCTTGGCGGGCGTATGAGCCCTTTCGAGGGCGCGCCCCACGCGCTCTATATCCCCTCGGGCTCAAGCTGGTCGGTAACCGCCGAGACCGATCTGGAACTGGCCGTCTGCTCGGCACCGGGAGGTGGCTCCTATGAAGTCCGCGCCATTCCGCCGGGCACCCATCCGGCCCTGACGCGCGGCAAGGGAACCAACGTCCGCTACGTCAACAACATCATGCCGGAAGACGATGGCGCGGCGCATTCGCTGCTCGTCGTCGAAGTGATCACGCCGGGCGGGCACACCTCGTCCTATCCGCCGCACAAGCACGATCGGGACAATCTCCCGAACGAGAGCTTCCTGGAGGAAACCTATTACCATCGCCTCAACCCGCCGCAGGGCTTCGGCTTCCAGCGCGTCTATACAGACGATCGGTCGCTCGATGAAGTCATGGTTCTGGAGGATGGCGACGTGACGCTGGTGCCGAAGGGGTATCACCCTTGCGCCGCCTGCCACGGCTACGATCTATATTATCTCAACGTCATGGCCGGCCCGAAGCGCATCTGGAAATTCCACAATGCCACGGAGCACGAGTGGCTGCTGAAGTCCTGA
- a CDS encoding bifunctional 5-dehydro-2-deoxygluconokinase/5-dehydro-2-deoxyphosphogluconate aldolase has protein sequence MAHDNPGAEPEAKLDVITIGRSSVDLYGQQIGSKLEDIASFAKSVGGCPANIAIGTARLGLKSGLITRVGDEQMGRFVREQTAREGVAIDGIATDKERLTALVLLAVEAEGVSPMIFYRSDCADMALNEDDIDEGFIKSSGAVLVSGTHFSKPNTEAAQRKAIRIAKANGRKVIFDIDYRPNLWGLAGHAEGFERYVKSERVSSKMKETLPDCDLIVGTEEEIMIASGADDVLGALKEIRRLSSAVIVLKRGAMGCIVYEGPISDDLEAGIVGQGFPIEVFNVLGAGDAFMSGFLRGYLRGEPLKTCATWANACGAFAVSRLLCSPEYPTWTELDFFLKTGSKHRALRKDEAINHIHWATTRRSDEIPLLMALAIDHRSQLVSVCDELGIGHDKIVAFKRLAVEAAARVADGRPGYGMLIDERFGRDAFFDAATKNFSWIGRPVELPGSKPLKFEFSQDIGSQLVEWPLNHCIKCLCFYHPDDTQDLKAEQQEKLRTLFEAARKVGRELLVEIIASKNGPLTDDTIPTAMEELYALGIKPDWWKLEPQESAAAWKKIDAVIAQNDPWCRGIVLLGLEAPAEELIRSFEATLAAPSVKGFAVGRTIFSDAARAWLSGGMNDEEAVADMAGRFQQLTAAWLKTRGR, from the coding sequence ATGGCACACGACAATCCTGGCGCGGAGCCGGAAGCAAAACTCGATGTGATCACCATCGGCCGCTCCTCCGTCGACCTTTATGGTCAGCAGATCGGCTCGAAGCTCGAAGATATCGCCTCTTTCGCCAAGTCGGTCGGCGGCTGCCCGGCCAATATCGCCATCGGCACCGCGCGGCTCGGCCTGAAATCCGGCCTTATCACTCGCGTCGGCGACGAGCAGATGGGCCGCTTCGTCCGCGAGCAGACAGCCCGCGAAGGTGTGGCTATCGACGGGATCGCGACGGACAAGGAGCGCCTGACGGCGCTGGTGCTGCTGGCGGTCGAGGCCGAAGGCGTCTCGCCGATGATCTTCTATCGGTCCGATTGCGCCGACATGGCGCTGAACGAAGACGATATCGACGAAGGCTTTATCAAGTCCTCGGGCGCCGTTCTGGTCTCCGGCACGCATTTCTCCAAGCCCAATACCGAGGCGGCACAGCGCAAGGCGATCCGCATCGCCAAGGCGAACGGCCGCAAGGTGATCTTCGATATCGATTACCGGCCGAACCTCTGGGGCCTCGCCGGCCACGCCGAAGGTTTCGAGCGCTATGTGAAGTCGGAACGCGTGTCCTCCAAAATGAAGGAGACGCTGCCGGATTGCGACCTGATCGTCGGCACGGAAGAAGAGATCATGATCGCCTCCGGTGCCGACGACGTACTCGGCGCGCTCAAGGAAATCCGCCGTCTTTCGTCCGCCGTCATCGTGCTGAAGCGCGGCGCCATGGGCTGCATCGTCTATGAAGGCCCGATTTCCGACGATCTGGAAGCCGGCATCGTCGGCCAGGGCTTCCCGATCGAAGTCTTCAACGTTCTCGGCGCTGGCGATGCCTTCATGTCCGGCTTCCTGCGTGGCTATCTGCGCGGCGAACCCTTGAAGACCTGTGCCACCTGGGCGAATGCCTGCGGCGCCTTCGCCGTTTCCCGCCTGCTCTGCTCGCCGGAATATCCGACCTGGACGGAGCTCGATTTCTTCCTGAAGACGGGCAGCAAGCATAGGGCACTGCGCAAGGACGAGGCGATCAACCACATCCATTGGGCGACGACGCGCCGCAGCGACGAAATCCCACTGCTGATGGCGCTTGCGATCGACCATCGTTCGCAACTCGTCAGTGTCTGCGATGAACTGGGCATCGGCCATGACAAGATCGTCGCTTTCAAACGGCTTGCCGTCGAGGCGGCGGCGCGGGTGGCCGATGGCCGCCCCGGCTACGGCATGCTGATCGATGAACGCTTCGGGCGGGACGCCTTCTTCGATGCCGCCACCAAGAACTTCTCCTGGATCGGCCGCCCTGTAGAATTGCCGGGATCGAAGCCGCTGAAATTCGAGTTCAGCCAGGACATCGGCTCCCAGCTCGTCGAATGGCCGCTCAACCATTGCATCAAATGCCTGTGCTTCTATCACCCAGACGATACGCAAGATTTGAAGGCAGAGCAGCAGGAGAAGCTGCGGACACTGTTCGAGGCTGCGCGCAAGGTTGGCCGCGAACTGCTGGTGGAAATCATCGCCAGCAAGAACGGACCGCTGACCGACGACACGATCCCGACTGCGATGGAAGAGCTCTATGCGCTCGGAATCAAGCCGGACTGGTGGAAGCTGGAGCCGCAGGAATCGGCGGCTGCATGGAAAAAAATCGATGCCGTGATCGCCCAAAATGATCCATGGTGCCGCGGTATCGTACTGCTCGGCCTGGAGGCGCCGGCGGAGGAATTGATCCGCAGCTTCGAGGCGACGCTGGCGGCGCCCTCGGTTAAGGGCTTCGCCGTTGGGCGGACCATCTTCTCCGATGCGGCCCGCGCTTGGCTCTCGGGCGGCATGAACGACGAGGAAGCGGTTGCCGACATGGCCGGCCGCTTCCAGCAACTGACGGCGGCGTGGCTCAAAACGCGCGGCCGGTGA